The DNA sequence CTGAGCAAGGAAGAGCAAAAGAGAATTTTGGAAGAAGAGCTTAAAGAGCTGGAAGAAGAGAAAAAAGCAATAGAAAAGAGATTGAAAGATATTGAGTGACATCAAATGCCAAGACCGAGAAGATTCAGACAAGTAAATAGATTGCCTGATACAGACTATTTCGTCCCGGCAAATATGAGAAACTCCAGCATGAACGAGATAGTAATATCGGTGGAAGAATATGAAGCTATAAGGCTTAAAGATCTGATGCAGATGGATCAGACAGAAGCAGCAGCGTTGATGGGAATATCCCAGGCAACGTTTCATAGATTGCTATCGGAAGCAAGAAAAAAGGTTGCGGAGGCAATAGTGAACGGAAAGGCAATTCGAATATATGGTGGAACTTATAAAATGAAAAATAATCCTTAACTGCCAGCAAAAATTTTTTTCAATCTTTCCATTTTTTTGTCAAACATCTCTTTTTTTGCAATATCGTGCCTCATATATATGTTTCCACTTACGAATTTAGCAGCAGATTCAACTATGTTTTCCGCACGAAATATATTATTATCAACGCCCACCAACGCTAGAGACCTTGAGCTGGTGGTGTAAACAGTTTTATCTTTCTCATTTACTGCTGCATAATACAATAACGCACCTGACGTTTGAATTGCTTGATAATCGATATGTATAGGCTCACCGATGGCAGGTTTTGTTCCATACCCTTTTGGGACTATGTATTTTACAACCGTTGCCTTATTTTCAAATTCTACGGGTAATCGATCGAGCGTGCCATCAATTATGGCTTTTAATATCTTTACCATATCTGTCTTTAATATTGAAAGAACATTGATAGACTCTGGATCTGCAAATCTCGCGTTTACCTCTATAACCTTAGGACCATCCTTTGTGATCATAAACTGGCCATACAGTATACCTTTAAATTCAGCATGCTCTGTTTTTAATGCTTTTGCAATGCTGGACATTATACTCTTTGCCTTCTCATAATCTGTAATACTGATAAACGGAAGCAAATGATCTGGCATAGAATAAGAGCCCATACCGCCAGTGTTCGGACCTTCATCATTCTCGAAAGCTCTTTTGAAGTCTTGCACAATGGGCATAAATGCAAGATGTGTACCGTCACAAAACGCTTGCAATGAAAACTCTTCACCCTCTACCAGCTCTTCAAGTAAAATGTTTGAAGTGCCTCCGATCCGATTCAAAAAAATCTCTTTTGCATAATCTATTGCCTCAGTTACGGTGTTAAAATCCTCACCCATCACTTTAACACCCTTTCCGCCAGTAAGACCTTCAGGCTTGATCACAAACTTTTTTTTGTAATTTTTTAAGAACTCTACTAATGGTTCAACGGCTTCAAAGACCTTAAAATCTATGTTTCCCTCAATATTATATTTTTTCAATAAATTTCGCATGAATATCTTTGAGGTTTCTATTCTTGCAGCGCTCGCTGTAGGTGATGCACACTTTATTCCTGCAGCTTCTAGACGGTCAACAATTCCCGCTTCTAATACGGGATCTGGTCCTATTATCGCTATGTCTATTTTCTTTCTAACAGCCCAGTTGCTAATCTGTTCTGTGTCTTTCTCATCTATTAAAATAAAATCAGTGCTCAGGCTTGCAATTCCAGGATTCTTATTTTTCATGGCAGTGTATAGATTGCAAGAACTGCGCTTTAGAGCACTGGCAATAGCATGCTCTCTTCCACCGCCTCCAACAAGCAATACGTTCATTTGACCACCATGTTTAATTTTTTAGAAAGATATTCTTTGATCTCATCCTTGCTTTTTGCATCTATGCCAAAGTAAGATCCAAAATATTTGGTAGTATTGATATCAAATGTCTTTCCACTCCTCTTTAAATAAATCAGATTTTTTGATTTTAGAGTCTCAATATGTTCATACACTTTTTCTCCAATCATCTCTCTCAGTTTACTCTGTTTAATGGGCTGGTAATATGATATTACGGCCAGAGTCTTAAGCACATCCTCGTCCAGCTCTGGTCTCCCAACTTTATATCCAAACTCCAGATAATCGGATTTGAGCTGCATTACATAGCTGTTTTTCACTTTTGTTATCTCTATTGCAGATTCTCTCTTTTCGTACTCTTTGATCAAGTTTTTGAGCTCTTTTCTGGCAATTTTGATATCTAGCCCAGATAGTTGAACAAGATCTGACAACTTTAAAGGATTCTCAGATGCAAACAATAACGCTTCTATAACCTGTTTTGTGTTCATATGAATACAAATATAAAAAAATATAATTTAAACCTTTTGCTATTTAGTGCGATTAGAAAACAAAACATATACTGCAAACGAAACGATGAATGAAACAAAATAACTGATATCAATACCTCCAAGACTCACCGAGATTGGACCTTCAAAATATGGTGCTTGATCCATAAAGGGTATGCTTATTGCCAGCCCCACCAAAAACGATGCAAACGCCTTTGCTGATAACCCTTTTTTAACAAAGAAAAAATCAGCAATTAATACTCCGGCCCAGGGCATGATCCAGTAATCTATAATGTACAGAAATGTTTCATAGTAGCTGAAAAATCTGTTGTACGCGATAAGCGCTAAAATTATGCCGACTATGCCGGCTATGATTAACAGATATACCCTATTGCTTTTTTTCAAAATTGAGTTTAATGAAAGTGCGTTAGAATAAATGTTTATAGAGTTGGTGCCTATGCCCCCAAGAACCAGGGCGATAATCATCAGCACTCCAAGCTGCTTGGACAATCCGTATGCAGCATTCATCGAATTAAAATTTCCGGTTTTTATGGCAATGTATAGCCCCAACATTTCGAGCCAGATGGTAGAAATAAAAGATCCAAAAAAAGTGAATATAAATACTTTCTTTCTTTCATTTGTATATGGTAGATATCTTGAATAGTCCGATGCGTAAGGAGCCCAAGATCCAATATAGGAAAAAGAGGTGGCTATAACTATGCCAAACACGGCTATGCTGAATACCGGAGAATAATTATACACACGAGAGCTCAACAGAATCTGAACGGTGATATACAGAAACATAGCGCCTAAAAACGCGCTGAATAATCTCTCGATTTTATGAATGTAATCATGCCCGTAAATTGCTATTATGATCTGCACTGCCGCGTAAAGCGGCAATATTAATATATACAAAGTTGGCAGAAGTATCACTATTGCAACAGTCCCTAAAATCAGGTTTACAACAAACCAGCCCAGAGTATTAACCCATTGAAGCAGAGATTGTACAAAATTATATTTTTTAAAAGTCTGCTCTGAGATCAGCATCTGTGTCTTTCCTGTTTTTGGGCCCATAATGCTGAAAACAGACAGTAAAATACCACCAAGAGCAGTGCCTATGATCAGTCCTGCCAGAGACCAGTCGAATGGTAAGTTTAAATACGCAGGCAAAAACCCTAATGCAAAATCTCCAAGGGTCAAATTTGCTGCAAACCAGAGCGTAAATAAGCTAAAATTCGTACCGTGTCGATTCTCTGCTTTTATCTCTTCGATCCCTGCATCCTTGGGCATAGTACGAACATGTGTTCGTAATATATAATAGTTGTGCTTGCATTTAGATGCTCTGATATGACACAAAAAAGACATTATAGAGAAGCTATGTAATAAAATCATCACGTTCTCGAATAACTACTTAGTTTGCACGCTTGGCAATGATGTTGCTTGTACTAGCATTTAAAAAATGCTACTTTTATAGGTTCAGTCGCTTATCTTGCATATGAAATCACTATATTTTTTCTCTGGCACTTTAATGCCAAAGTTGGCAATAGCATCTCTGATATCTTTTTCAGATATTAATGTATCAAAATTATAGCTTTTCAGGCTCTTTAATATTATTTTTATGTTAATTTTCAGCTTTTGTTGCATTAGCTTAGCAGCTTCAGCCCATCTTTTTCCATCTTTCAATAGCAGGCTGTTTTCTTTGAATTTATTCAAAAATAGTTTTATATGCTCATCAATCGAGTCTCTCAACACCAAGGCTCCACAGCAAATCTTGTTAGATTCAAGGATTTTCTTGTTTTTACCTTTGAGCATTGAATAATAAGGTTCCCATATTGCCAGTGCATTGATCTTGTTATTTTTAAAATTTGAGATCATTTCTTCCGGACTGTCAAAATACTTTATTTTTTCGACATGATAGCCAGAATAGATTCTAGACTTGAGATCCATTGTGGAGAACATCGTGGATCCTATATCTCCACTCTGTTTATGGTAAACGATGCCAGAGCCGCCTCTTGCACATGCTGATGTTATTACCAAATGCTCATCCACAATATGCAACATAAATCCTGAAACTATCGGTGCAAAGGCAATGTCAATCTTTCCAGTTTCTAGGGCGGTCAATTCTTCCAGGCCATTATTGTACAATAAAAGCTCTATATGCAGATCAGTAAGGTCATGTGCAGTAAGATACACTGCTGCATATTCTGATGCTTTTAACACACCCACTCTTATGATTTTAGATCTGTTAATGCTCACTATAACAGTTCTCTCGCTCACTTTCTTCCTACTGATTAAACCATCTTTCTCCAGATCCTTTAGCAGTTCGGATAGATATGATCTGGAAATTTTAAGAGCCTGCCACAGCTCCCGCTGTGTCGATTCATTTTTAGCTAGAATATCCATTATTTCATCTTTTTTGCTCATCTTAATTTAAAATAATAGTTCATTAATACTTAAACCTTGTTTGAAATCTGGATAATAATTTTTAAATATCCTTGCAGTGATTACGGGCTATGGATAATGATTATAATATTAGCAATACAGATGTGACAGTGGTTACAAGCAACTATGTCCCAGGGTACAAAATAAACAGAATAATAGGACTTACATGGGGTCTGATAGTAAGAAGCAGAGGAGTCGGTGGAAATCTCTCTGCAAGCTTAAAAAGCATTGTTGGCGGAGAAATAAACGCCTATACCAAACTGTTGAATGAGTCTAGAATGCAGGCTGTGCAAAGGCTTATAGAGCATGCAAAGTCGCTGGGAGCGAATGGAGTGATTGATACTAGATTTGATTCTTCAGAAATTGGCGGCGTTATGAACGAAGTGCTTGCATATGGAACTGCAGTGGTCATAGAGCCTGAAAGCAAAGCATCGCAACCTGTGAGTCTCAGATAAATATGAAAACTTTAATTTTGCACGGTGGCGCGGGAAATAGTTACGAGAACAGTAAGATCTTAGAAGAGTTCGGTAAAATTGCAATAAAAAAGGATAGTTCGTTGGATGCGGTCGTGGAAGCTGTAAGGCTGATGGAAGACGACATACATTTTAATGCTGGCACCGGGTCGAACATGAGAATTGACGGTTCTATACAGATGGATGCGTCTGTAGCAACCGAAAAACTGCTCGGATCTGTGATAAACATTGAAAAAGTAAAGAACCCAGTATTAGTAGCACGAGATGTGGCACTTTACGCACCCCATTACATTCTCAGTGGAGATGGAGCCATAGACTTTGCCCGGAAGATGGGTCACGAAGTTTATGATCCAAAAACCGAGAAGGCTGAAAAGAGATTGAAAGAGACACTGGATAAATTGAAGATGGGAAAAACGGAAGATTATAAGAACATAGACTATTTCAAGAAGATCATAGATACTGTAGGTGCAGTGGCAAGATTTGACACTGAATTTGCAGGTGCGGTATCTACAGGAGGTACTTCGTTAATGTTAAGAGGAAGGGTCGGTGATGTACCTATCTATGGCGCAGGCATCTATGTTGGTGCAAAAGGAGCAATTGTAAACACTGGAGTAGGTGAGGAAATTGTAAAAAGAGTTCTGGCACATAACATATATATACAGATTGGCACGCGGCCGCTCAAAGAAATATGTAAAAACGAAATTTCTAAGTTTGGCGCCGTTCCTGTAGGAATAATTGCAGTTTCTGAATCTGAAGAATGTGCAGTATCAAATCAACAAATGCCATACTCTATCACCAAGATCTGAGCTGTGACATTATCACTATTTTTTCATACTGGCAAATAGTATAATCACAGTTATTTTTTATAAAGTTTTAGTGGTAAAACTTTTATATATAAAGGTATTTCTGGCTGTATGCAATATAAATGGACAGTATTGACAAATACAACGCTTGGCGGGCTGATGTCATCGATAAACATGACTATTTTGATGATCTCCCTGCCTACTATATTCAGAGGACTTAACATCAATCCTACAGCTCCAGGAGAATTTACAGTGCTTTTGTGGGTATTGATGGGATACAGCATAGTTTTGGCAACGTTATTGATTACATTTGGTAGGTTGTCAGATATGTATGGGCGTACAAGACTATACACTCTTGGTTTTATTATATTTACTATAGGTGCAGTATTATTATCTCTGATACCGAGTGGAACAGGCAATGCCGGAGCGTATGCACTCATTGGATTAAGGATGGTCCAGGCAGTCGGCGGTGGGTTCTTGATGGTAAACAGCACAGCACTTATAACCGATGCGTTTTCATATGAAGAGAGAGGTAAAGCGCTCGGTATAAACCAGATCTCTTTTATTGCGGGATCATTGATAGGATTGGTTATGGGAGGATTACTAGCATCTTATGACTGGCACCTGGTTTTTATAGTTAATATTCCATTTGCGGTTGCCGGTACAATTTGGTCAATATTCAAACTGAAAGAAACGTCAGTGAGAAGAAAAAGCTCAATGGATCTTACTGGAAACATTCTGATTGGCGTGGGCTTGATACTGATAGCTCTTGGATTCACGTACAGCTTGGTTCCGTATGGGAATTCTTCTATGGGATGGGGCAGTCCATGGGTTATTACTTCATTAGTCATTGGAATAATATTAGTGTTACTTTTCATATTTGTTGAGCGAATTGTTAAATCTCCACTGTTTCATCTAGAATTATTCAAGATTCGAGCATTTGCATTCGGTAACTTAAGCAGTTTTCTATCTTCATTAGGTAGAGGTGCTGTAATGTTTCTTGTAATAATTTGGCTGCAGGGCATATACTTGCCACTGCATGGGTACTCTTATGCACAAACTCCGTTCTGGGCTGGGGTGTACATGATGCCCATGATGGTAGGTTTTATAATATTAGGCCCGATTGGAGGCATATTAACTGATAAATATGGAGCGAGAATATTTGCAACTACAGGTATGGTAATCATTGCAATATCTCTGTTTTTGCTTACCTTATTACCCTATAATTTTAATGTATGGACCTTTGAAGGTATACTTCTGTTGAACGGAATAGGTAGTGGCTTGTTTGCCTCTCCAAATACAACAGCAATAATGAACTCTCTGCCTAACGACATGAGAGGCGTGGGAAGCGGAATGAGGGCAACATTGAACAACATAGCGCAAACCATTAGCATGGCATTATTTTTCTCTATCGCAATAACAATATTTTCTCAAGATCTGCCAGGTGCATTATACACTACTGGATTAAATGCAGGATTACCACCTTTATTGGCAAATGCTTTAAAGAGCATTCCTCCGTCTGGAGCACTTTTTGCAGCATTTTTGGGCATAAACCCGCTGGCTGGGATGCCATTAACCGGGCTGCCTGCTAGCGTTATTAAAACCTTGACATCTACTACTTTTTTCCCGTCAGCCATAGGACCTACATTTATGATAGGGCTTAAGGACGCACTATACATAGCCGCAATACTGACCTTAATAGGTGCAGTATTCTCAGGGCTCAGGGGCGGTAAATACGTTCATGAAATCCATGAAAAACAGCAATTAAAAGCATCTCCAGCAGATCCTGTTGATGAGAAAGATGATAAAAATGAATGAATTTGATACGTTAATAGAAAAATTTACGCTGGTAAACAAACTCAGAATCAGAATAATAAAAGAGATAGAATCATATATGGGCGACATTAATTTTACAGATTACATATTGTTGAAGAAGATAATACCTGCACAAAGAGACTTGTCAATGACCGAAGTCTCAGAGTTAACTGGCTTTTCAAATACGCTAATAACGTTCACTGTCGACAATCTCGAGAAAAAAGGATATGTTTTCAGGCAGAAAGGTGGAGATCGTAGAACATATTACATAAAAGTTACTGATAAAGGTTTTGCAACCTATAAAAAACTAGATAATACAGTAACAGAGGTACTGAACAAAATATTTGAAAAAATAGAGCCTGAAGACCTTGAAAAATTAAAAAAGTTGTTGTCTGAACTTAATGGCATAATAGACAAATATGCAGAAATGAAAATCATTTAAGATGGCATTGGATCTTGGAAGGCATTAATACATTAGCTGAAAACTGGCTCAGCAAAAATATTTTTGTATCTTATCGGTGATTCTAGGAGATCCAATGGAAATCACCATTTTTTCAGAGTTAATCGCCGTGACAGTTGCAAAGTTGATGTAAATACCATAGCTTTCATCTTCTTTAAGGCCCAGATAATGAGCTACAAGAACTCGAATAGGAAAGCCATGAGATATTAGAATTACATTGCCAGAATAACTGTTCATGACATCAATCATTCTATTTTCTATCTCGCTCCATGACTCTAACACATTTGTTTCATACGTAAACTTTGGCACATCTGAAATATTTTTTTCATTAAATTTACCCATCCTTATCTCTCTGAGTCTTTCATCTATCGTAAAATTCATAGAAAGTTTCTCTGCAATTATTGCTGCAGTTTCTCTTGCGCGAAGTATCGGGCTTGAAACAATAGCATCAATTTTAAGAGTCTTAAGTTCATCCGCTATCTTTTGTGCTTGCAGAATACCTCTTTCAGTCAGAGGATACTTATCAAAAAGGTCTGAAACGACGTTCATGGC is a window from the Thermoplasmata archaeon genome containing:
- a CDS encoding cytosine permease, which translates into the protein MPKDAGIEEIKAENRHGTNFSLFTLWFAANLTLGDFALGFLPAYLNLPFDWSLAGLIIGTALGGILLSVFSIMGPKTGKTQMLISEQTFKKYNFVQSLLQWVNTLGWFVVNLILGTVAIVILLPTLYILILPLYAAVQIIIAIYGHDYIHKIERLFSAFLGAMFLYITVQILLSSRVYNYSPVFSIAVFGIVIATSFSYIGSWAPYASDYSRYLPYTNERKKVFIFTFFGSFISTIWLEMLGLYIAIKTGNFNSMNAAYGLSKQLGVLMIIALVLGGIGTNSINIYSNALSLNSILKKSNRVYLLIIAGIVGIILALIAYNRFFSYYETFLYIIDYWIMPWAGVLIADFFFVKKGLSAKAFASFLVGLAISIPFMDQAPYFEGPISVSLGGIDISYFVSFIVSFAVYVLFSNRTK
- a CDS encoding MFS transporter, with amino-acid sequence MQYKWTVLTNTTLGGLMSSINMTILMISLPTIFRGLNINPTAPGEFTVLLWVLMGYSIVLATLLITFGRLSDMYGRTRLYTLGFIIFTIGAVLLSLIPSGTGNAGAYALIGLRMVQAVGGGFLMVNSTALITDAFSYEERGKALGINQISFIAGSLIGLVMGGLLASYDWHLVFIVNIPFAVAGTIWSIFKLKETSVRRKSSMDLTGNILIGVGLILIALGFTYSLVPYGNSSMGWGSPWVITSLVIGIILVLLFIFVERIVKSPLFHLELFKIRAFAFGNLSSFLSSLGRGAVMFLVIIWLQGIYLPLHGYSYAQTPFWAGVYMMPMMVGFIILGPIGGILTDKYGARIFATTGMVIIAISLFLLTLLPYNFNVWTFEGILLLNGIGSGLFASPNTTAIMNSLPNDMRGVGSGMRATLNNIAQTISMALFFSIAITIFSQDLPGALYTTGLNAGLPPLLANALKSIPPSGALFAAFLGINPLAGMPLTGLPASVIKTLTSTTFFPSAIGPTFMIGLKDALYIAAILTLIGAVFSGLRGGKYVHEIHEKQQLKASPADPVDEKDDKNE
- a CDS encoding histidine phosphatase family protein; the encoded protein is MINNVILVRHGESLTNAMNVVSDLFDKYPLTERGILQAQKIADELKTLKIDAIVSSPILRARETAAIIAEKLSMNFTIDERLREIRMGKFNEKNISDVPKFTYETNVLESWSEIENRMIDVMNSYSGNVILISHGFPIRVLVAHYLGLKEDESYGIYINFATVTAINSEKMVISIGSPRITDKIQKYFC
- a CDS encoding isoaspartyl peptidase/L-asparaginase, translated to MKTLILHGGAGNSYENSKILEEFGKIAIKKDSSLDAVVEAVRLMEDDIHFNAGTGSNMRIDGSIQMDASVATEKLLGSVINIEKVKNPVLVARDVALYAPHYILSGDGAIDFARKMGHEVYDPKTEKAEKRLKETLDKLKMGKTEDYKNIDYFKKIIDTVGAVARFDTEFAGAVSTGGTSLMLRGRVGDVPIYGAGIYVGAKGAIVNTGVGEEIVKRVLAHNIYIQIGTRPLKEICKNEISKFGAVPVGIIAVSESEECAVSNQQMPYSITKI
- a CDS encoding heavy metal-binding domain-containing protein; protein product: MDNDYNISNTDVTVVTSNYVPGYKINRIIGLTWGLIVRSRGVGGNLSASLKSIVGGEINAYTKLLNESRMQAVQRLIEHAKSLGANGVIDTRFDSSEIGGVMNEVLAYGTAVVIEPESKASQPVSLR
- a CDS encoding ArsR family transcriptional regulator, producing the protein MSKKDEIMDILAKNESTQRELWQALKISRSYLSELLKDLEKDGLISRKKVSERTVIVSINRSKIIRVGVLKASEYAAVYLTAHDLTDLHIELLLYNNGLEELTALETGKIDIAFAPIVSGFMLHIVDEHLVITSACARGGSGIVYHKQSGDIGSTMFSTMDLKSRIYSGYHVEKIKYFDSPEEMISNFKNNKINALAIWEPYYSMLKGKNKKILESNKICCGALVLRDSIDEHIKLFLNKFKENSLLLKDGKRWAEAAKLMQQKLKINIKIILKSLKSYNFDTLISEKDIRDAIANFGIKVPEKKYSDFICKISD
- a CDS encoding DUF134 domain-containing protein, yielding MPRPRRFRQVNRLPDTDYFVPANMRNSSMNEIVISVEEYEAIRLKDLMQMDQTEAAALMGISQATFHRLLSEARKKVAEAIVNGKAIRIYGGTYKMKNNP
- the purD gene encoding phosphoribosylamine--glycine ligase, whose translation is MNVLLVGGGGREHAIASALKRSSCNLYTAMKNKNPGIASLSTDFILIDEKDTEQISNWAVRKKIDIAIIGPDPVLEAGIVDRLEAAGIKCASPTASAARIETSKIFMRNLLKKYNIEGNIDFKVFEAVEPLVEFLKNYKKKFVIKPEGLTGGKGVKVMGEDFNTVTEAIDYAKEIFLNRIGGTSNILLEELVEGEEFSLQAFCDGTHLAFMPIVQDFKRAFENDEGPNTGGMGSYSMPDHLLPFISITDYEKAKSIMSSIAKALKTEHAEFKGILYGQFMITKDGPKVIEVNARFADPESINVLSILKTDMVKILKAIIDGTLDRLPVEFENKATVVKYIVPKGYGTKPAIGEPIHIDYQAIQTSGALLYYAAVNEKDKTVYTTSSRSLALVGVDNNIFRAENIVESAAKFVSGNIYMRHDIAKKEMFDKKMERLKKIFAGS
- a CDS encoding SMC-Scp complex subunit ScpB: MNTKQVIEALLFASENPLKLSDLVQLSGLDIKIARKELKNLIKEYEKRESAIEITKVKNSYVMQLKSDYLEFGYKVGRPELDEDVLKTLAVISYYQPIKQSKLREMIGEKVYEHIETLKSKNLIYLKRSGKTFDINTTKYFGSYFGIDAKSKDEIKEYLSKKLNMVVK